From Carassius auratus strain Wakin chromosome 22, ASM336829v1, whole genome shotgun sequence, a single genomic window includes:
- the glrx2 gene encoding glutaredoxin 2 isoform X2, protein MTRGGRGFLRHINVLPVKSLNLISCGLSRMGNFTSTAPGLSSSACSQFVQDVVSSNCVVIFSKTTCPYCKMAKNVFNEIGAAYKVVELDQHNDGGRLQETLAQMTGARTVPRVFINGQCIGGGTDTKQLHQQGKLLPLIEQCRLCCLSTSPEGSGNPQYQHNQS, encoded by the exons ATGACCCGTGGAGGGCGGGGCTTCTTACGTCACATCAATGTGCTTCCGGTTAAGAG TTTGAACCTAATTTCGTGTGGTTTGTCTAGAATGGGGAATTTCACGTCGACGGCGCCTGGGTTGTCAAGCTCGGCGTGTTCTCAGTTTGTCCAG GATGTTGTGTCCAGCAACTGTGTTGTGATATTCTCCAAAACCACGTGCCCGTACTGTAAGATGGCGAAGAACGTTTTCAACGAGATCGGCGCTGCATATAAAGTTGTTGAACTGGATCAGCACAACGATGGCGGACGTCTCCAGGAGACCTTGGCACAAATGACAGGTGCCAGAACA GTGCCAAGAGTCTTTATTAACGGGCAGTGCATTGGAGGAGGCACGGATACAAAGCAGCTCCACCAGCAAGGGAAACTTCTGCCTCTTATTGAACAGTGTAGGCTGTGCTGTTTGAGTACCAGCCCCGAGGGCTCAGGCAACCCTCAATATCAACATAATCAGtcataa
- the glrx2 gene encoding glutaredoxin 2 isoform X9, protein MTRGGRGFLRHINVLPVKRMGNFTSTAPGLSSSACSQFVQDVVSSNCVVIFSKTTCPYCKMAKNVFNEIGAAYKVVELDQHNDGGRLQETLAQMTGARTVPRVFINGQCIGGGTDTKQLHQQGKLLPLIEQCRLCCLSTSPEGSGNPQYQHNQS, encoded by the exons ATGACCCGTGGAGGGCGGGGCTTCTTACGTCACATCAATGTGCTTCCGGTTAAGAG AATGGGGAATTTCACGTCGACGGCGCCTGGGTTGTCAAGCTCGGCGTGTTCTCAGTTTGTCCAG GATGTTGTGTCCAGCAACTGTGTTGTGATATTCTCCAAAACCACGTGCCCGTACTGTAAGATGGCGAAGAACGTTTTCAACGAGATCGGCGCTGCATATAAAGTTGTTGAACTGGATCAGCACAACGATGGCGGACGTCTCCAGGAGACCTTGGCACAAATGACAGGTGCCAGAACA GTGCCAAGAGTCTTTATTAACGGGCAGTGCATTGGAGGAGGCACGGATACAAAGCAGCTCCACCAGCAAGGGAAACTTCTGCCTCTTATTGAACAGTGTAGGCTGTGCTGTTTGAGTACCAGCCCCGAGGGCTCAGGCAACCCTCAATATCAACATAATCAGtcataa
- the glrx2 gene encoding glutaredoxin 2 isoform X10 has product MFTRGCLYRSRQAYQTLRMGNFTSTAPGLSSSACSQFVQDVVSSNCVVIFSKTTCPYCKMAKNVFNEIGAAYKVVELDQHNDGGRLQETLAQMTGARTVPRVFINGQCIGGGTDTKQLHQQGKLLPLIEQCRLCCLSTSPEGSGNPQYQHNQS; this is encoded by the exons ATGTTTACGAGAGGGTGTCTTTACAGATCCAGACAGGCTTACCAGACTCTAAG AATGGGGAATTTCACGTCGACGGCGCCTGGGTTGTCAAGCTCGGCGTGTTCTCAGTTTGTCCAG GATGTTGTGTCCAGCAACTGTGTTGTGATATTCTCCAAAACCACGTGCCCGTACTGTAAGATGGCGAAGAACGTTTTCAACGAGATCGGCGCTGCATATAAAGTTGTTGAACTGGATCAGCACAACGATGGCGGACGTCTCCAGGAGACCTTGGCACAAATGACAGGTGCCAGAACA GTGCCAAGAGTCTTTATTAACGGGCAGTGCATTGGAGGAGGCACGGATACAAAGCAGCTCCACCAGCAAGGGAAACTTCTGCCTCTTATTGAACAGTGTAGGCTGTGCTGTTTGAGTACCAGCCCCGAGGGCTCAGGCAACCCTCAATATCAACATAATCAGtcataa
- the LOC113039902 gene encoding beta-1,3-galactosyltransferase 2-like: MQWRRRHCCPIKMTWNVKRSLFRTHVAGLLSLASVFALFLIYCHQDLLQGRSWLRDNPLVYTMRGLRPQKERAKGNQSSLRSLWKDNGYVLPKPSVNFNFSSHQAEITARGIVGLEILQSGNNSSTNSNTKSLHREMGVGGRLAAQPYHWLLNEPYKCNESSPFLVLLIAAEPRQLEARNAIRQTWGNESLALGYGFVRLFLLGRIPNGYAQSPIEEESLQYHDIIQQDFLDTYYNLTIKTLMGMSWVARYCPNARYVMKTDSDMFVNTEYLIQKLLKPNVAPRQNYFTGYLMRGYAPNRNKDSKWYMPPELYSSERYPIFCSGTGYVFSGDMAAKIYNASLSIRRLHLEDVYVGICLAKLRIDPVPPPNEFLFNHWRVSYSSCKYSHLITSHQFQPNELIKYWSHLQSNKHNPCLNMAKDKSGRTRHRKLQWEGFR, translated from the coding sequence ATGCAGTGGCGTCGGCGTCACTGCTGCCCCATCAAGATGACCTGGAATGTCAAGCGGTCACTCTTCCGCACACATGTAGCAGGCCTTCTCTCGCTGGCCTCAGTCTTTGCCCTCTTTCTCATCTACTGTCACCAGGATTTGCTGCAGGGCCGGAGTTGGTTGCGAGACAACCCCTTGGTTTACACCATGCGGGGTTTGCGCCCCCAAAAGGAGCGTGCGAAGGGAAACCAAAGCTCACTGCGAAGCCTCTGGAAAGACAATGGTTATGTGCTCCCCAAACCGTCTGTTAACTTCAATTTCAGTTCTCACCAGGCTGAGATCACTGCCCGGGGGATAGTGGGGTTGGAGATCTTGCAGAGCGGGAACAACTCGAGCACTAACAGCAACACCAAGAGCTTGCACAGGGAAATGGGTGTGGGAGGGCGTCTAGCAGCCCAGCCTTATCACTGGCTGCTTAATGAGCCCTACAAGTGCAACGAAAGCAGTCCCTTCCTAGTTTTGCTAATTGCTGCTGAGCCAAGGCAGTTGGAGGCAAGGAACGCCATCAGACAGACCTGGGGCAACGAGAGCTTGGCCTTGGGTTATGGGTTTGTGCGACTCTTTCTGTTGGGAAGAATACCGAATGGGTATGCCCAGAGCCCCATTGAGGAGGAGAGCTTGCAGTACCATGACATCATTCAGCAGGACTTCTTGGACACCTATTACAACCTTACCATCAAGACGCTTATGGGCATGAGCTGGGTTGCTCGCTATTGCCCAAACGCCCGCTATGTCATGAAGACGGACAGTGACATGTTTGTCAACACAGAATATCTCATCCAAAAGCTGCTAAAGCCAAACGTGGCGCCTCGACAGAATTACTTCACAGGCTACCTAATGAGAGGCTATGCTCCCAACCGCAACAAGGACAGTAAGTGGTACATGCCACCAGAGCTGTATTCCAGCGAGAGATATCCTATCTTTTGCTCTGGGACGGGCTATGTGTTCTCGGGGGACATGGCAGCGAAAATCTACAATGCCTCGTTGAGCATTCGTCGCCTTCACCTCGAGGATGTGTATGTAGGAATTTGCCTGGCCAAACTGCGGATCGACCCAGTGCCACCACCAAATGAGTTTCTCTTCAACCACTGGAGAGTGTCATACTCCAGCTGCAAATACAGTCACCTGATCACCTCTCACCAGTTCCAGCCCAACGAACTCATTAAATACTGGAGTCACTTGCAAAGCAACAAGCACAATCCTTGCCTTAACATGGCGAAGGATAAGAGCGGGCGAACACGCCATAGGAAGTTGCAGTGGGAAGGTTTCCGGTGA
- the glrx2 gene encoding glutaredoxin 2 isoform X1: MTDFNGQSNSLVSALAAFAFLVSSTCLFYRPVIITRMGNFTSTAPGLSSSACSQFVQDVVSSNCVVIFSKTTCPYCKMAKNVFNEIGAAYKVVELDQHNDGGRLQETLAQMTGARTVPRVFINGQCIGGGTDTKQLHQQGKLLPLIEQCRLCCLSTSPEGSGNPQYQHNQS; this comes from the exons ATGACTGATTTCAATGGCCAGTCTAACTCTCTTGTGTCTGCTCTAGCTGCGTTCGCCTTCCTTGTGTCTTCAACATGTCTTTTCTACAGACCAGTGATTATAACAAG AATGGGGAATTTCACGTCGACGGCGCCTGGGTTGTCAAGCTCGGCGTGTTCTCAGTTTGTCCAG GATGTTGTGTCCAGCAACTGTGTTGTGATATTCTCCAAAACCACGTGCCCGTACTGTAAGATGGCGAAGAACGTTTTCAACGAGATCGGCGCTGCATATAAAGTTGTTGAACTGGATCAGCACAACGATGGCGGACGTCTCCAGGAGACCTTGGCACAAATGACAGGTGCCAGAACA GTGCCAAGAGTCTTTATTAACGGGCAGTGCATTGGAGGAGGCACGGATACAAAGCAGCTCCACCAGCAAGGGAAACTTCTGCCTCTTATTGAACAGTGTAGGCTGTGCTGTTTGAGTACCAGCCCCGAGGGCTCAGGCAACCCTCAATATCAACATAATCAGtcataa
- the glrx2 gene encoding glutaredoxin 2 isoform X5, protein MFTRGCLYRSRQAYQTLRPVIITRMGNFTSTAPGLSSSACSQFVQDVVSSNCVVIFSKTTCPYCKMAKNVFNEIGAAYKVVELDQHNDGGRLQETLAQMTGARTVPRVFINGQCIGGGTDTKQLHQQGKLLPLIEQCRLCCLSTSPEGSGNPQYQHNQS, encoded by the exons ATGTTTACGAGAGGGTGTCTTTACAGATCCAGACAGGCTTACCAGACTCTAAG ACCAGTGATTATAACAAG AATGGGGAATTTCACGTCGACGGCGCCTGGGTTGTCAAGCTCGGCGTGTTCTCAGTTTGTCCAG GATGTTGTGTCCAGCAACTGTGTTGTGATATTCTCCAAAACCACGTGCCCGTACTGTAAGATGGCGAAGAACGTTTTCAACGAGATCGGCGCTGCATATAAAGTTGTTGAACTGGATCAGCACAACGATGGCGGACGTCTCCAGGAGACCTTGGCACAAATGACAGGTGCCAGAACA GTGCCAAGAGTCTTTATTAACGGGCAGTGCATTGGAGGAGGCACGGATACAAAGCAGCTCCACCAGCAAGGGAAACTTCTGCCTCTTATTGAACAGTGTAGGCTGTGCTGTTTGAGTACCAGCCCCGAGGGCTCAGGCAACCCTCAATATCAACATAATCAGtcataa
- the glrx2 gene encoding glutaredoxin 2 isoform X6 — MAAFAFLVSSTCLFYRPVIITRMGNFTSTAPGLSSSACSQFVQDVVSSNCVVIFSKTTCPYCKMAKNVFNEIGAAYKVVELDQHNDGGRLQETLAQMTGARTVPRVFINGQCIGGGTDTKQLHQQGKLLPLIEQCRLCCLSTSPEGSGNPQYQHNQS, encoded by the exons ATGG CTGCGTTCGCCTTCCTTGTGTCTTCAACATGTCTTTTCTACAGACCAGTGATTATAACAAG AATGGGGAATTTCACGTCGACGGCGCCTGGGTTGTCAAGCTCGGCGTGTTCTCAGTTTGTCCAG GATGTTGTGTCCAGCAACTGTGTTGTGATATTCTCCAAAACCACGTGCCCGTACTGTAAGATGGCGAAGAACGTTTTCAACGAGATCGGCGCTGCATATAAAGTTGTTGAACTGGATCAGCACAACGATGGCGGACGTCTCCAGGAGACCTTGGCACAAATGACAGGTGCCAGAACA GTGCCAAGAGTCTTTATTAACGGGCAGTGCATTGGAGGAGGCACGGATACAAAGCAGCTCCACCAGCAAGGGAAACTTCTGCCTCTTATTGAACAGTGTAGGCTGTGCTGTTTGAGTACCAGCCCCGAGGGCTCAGGCAACCCTCAATATCAACATAATCAGtcataa
- the LOC113039905 gene encoding ubiquitin carboxyl-terminal hydrolase isozyme L5-like, whose translation MAGSAGEWCLMESDPGVFTELIKGFGCKGAQVEEIWSMEPENFENLKPVHGLIFLFKWQPGEEPAGSIVQDSRLEQIFFAKQVINNACATQAIVSVLLNCTHPDMHLGETLTEFREFSQSFDAAMKGLALSNSEVIRQVHNSFARQQMFEFDAKSSAKEEDAFHFVSYVPVDGRLYELDGLREGPIDLGACDQDDWISAVRPVIEKRIQKYSEGEIRFNLMAIVSDRKMIYEKKIVELQAQLAEDEPMDTDQSGNHLSSIQSEIAKYQLQIEEENQKLKRYKIENIRRKHNYLPFIMELLKTLAEYQQLIPLVEKAKEKQSAKKMQEAK comes from the exons ATGGCGGGAAGCGCTGGGGAGTGGTGTCTTATGGAAAGCGACCCTGGAGTTTTCACAGAGCTGATAAAGGGCTTTG GATGCAAAGGTGCACAGGTAGAAGAGATATGGAGCATGGAGCCAGAAAACTTTGAAAATCTCAA GCCCGTTCATGGACTGATTTTCCTCTTCAAGTGGCAACCCGGTGAGGAGCCAGCGGGGTCTATTGTTCAAGACTCGAGACTGGAGCAGATCTTCTTCGCCAAGCAG GTCATCAATAACGCCTGTGCGACCCAAGCGATCGTCAGCGTGTTGTTAAACTGCACACATCCTGATATGCACCTTGGGGAAACGCTGACAGAATTTAGAGAGTTCTCGCAGAGTTTTGACGCTGCG ATGAAGGGTCTTGCTCTCAGTAACTCTGAAGTGATTCGACAAGTTCACAACAGCTTCGCCAG acAACAGATGTTTGAGTTTGACGCAAAGTCGTCGGCTAAAGAAGAGGATGCTTTTCATTTTGTGAGCTACGTTCCTGTTGACGGCCGACTTTATGAGTTGGACGGACTTCGCGAAGGACCCATAGATCTGG GTGCGTGTGACCAGGATGATTGGATCAGTGCTGTACGGCCCGTCATTGAGAAAAGAATCCAGAA ATACAGCGAGGGGGAGATTCGGTTCAACTTGATGGCCATTGTTTCAGACCGCAAGATGATTTATGAGAAGAAGATCGTTGAACTGCAGGCGCAGCTCGCGGAG GACGAGCCGATGGACACAGACCAGAGTGGGAATCATCTCAGCTCTATTCAGTCAGAGATCGCCAAGTACCAGCTCCAGATCGAAGAAGAGAACCAGAAACTTAAAAGATACAAA attgAGAACATTAGAAGGAAGCACAACTACCTGCCCTTTATAATGGAGTTACTGAAGACTCTGGCCGAATATCAGCAGCTGATACCTCTGGTGGAAAAG GCAAAGGAAAAACAAAGTGCCAAAAAAATGCAAGAAGCCAAGTAA
- the glrx2 gene encoding glutaredoxin 2 isoform X11: protein MNQSCDLTYGMGNFTSTAPGLSSSACSQFVQDVVSSNCVVIFSKTTCPYCKMAKNVFNEIGAAYKVVELDQHNDGGRLQETLAQMTGARTVPRVFINGQCIGGGTDTKQLHQQGKLLPLIEQCRLCCLSTSPEGSGNPQYQHNQS, encoded by the exons ATGAACCAGTCGTGTGATTTAACTTATGG AATGGGGAATTTCACGTCGACGGCGCCTGGGTTGTCAAGCTCGGCGTGTTCTCAGTTTGTCCAG GATGTTGTGTCCAGCAACTGTGTTGTGATATTCTCCAAAACCACGTGCCCGTACTGTAAGATGGCGAAGAACGTTTTCAACGAGATCGGCGCTGCATATAAAGTTGTTGAACTGGATCAGCACAACGATGGCGGACGTCTCCAGGAGACCTTGGCACAAATGACAGGTGCCAGAACA GTGCCAAGAGTCTTTATTAACGGGCAGTGCATTGGAGGAGGCACGGATACAAAGCAGCTCCACCAGCAAGGGAAACTTCTGCCTCTTATTGAACAGTGTAGGCTGTGCTGTTTGAGTACCAGCCCCGAGGGCTCAGGCAACCCTCAATATCAACATAATCAGtcataa
- the glrx2 gene encoding glutaredoxin 2 isoform X4: protein MCFRLRAAFAFLVSSTCLFYRPVIITRMGNFTSTAPGLSSSACSQFVQDVVSSNCVVIFSKTTCPYCKMAKNVFNEIGAAYKVVELDQHNDGGRLQETLAQMTGARTVPRVFINGQCIGGGTDTKQLHQQGKLLPLIEQCRLCCLSTSPEGSGNPQYQHNQS from the exons ATGTGCTTCCGGTTAAGAG CTGCGTTCGCCTTCCTTGTGTCTTCAACATGTCTTTTCTACAGACCAGTGATTATAACAAG AATGGGGAATTTCACGTCGACGGCGCCTGGGTTGTCAAGCTCGGCGTGTTCTCAGTTTGTCCAG GATGTTGTGTCCAGCAACTGTGTTGTGATATTCTCCAAAACCACGTGCCCGTACTGTAAGATGGCGAAGAACGTTTTCAACGAGATCGGCGCTGCATATAAAGTTGTTGAACTGGATCAGCACAACGATGGCGGACGTCTCCAGGAGACCTTGGCACAAATGACAGGTGCCAGAACA GTGCCAAGAGTCTTTATTAACGGGCAGTGCATTGGAGGAGGCACGGATACAAAGCAGCTCCACCAGCAAGGGAAACTTCTGCCTCTTATTGAACAGTGTAGGCTGTGCTGTTTGAGTACCAGCCCCGAGGGCTCAGGCAACCCTCAATATCAACATAATCAGtcataa
- the glrx2 gene encoding glutaredoxin 2 isoform X7, with translation MNQSCDLTYGLNLISCGLSRMGNFTSTAPGLSSSACSQFVQDVVSSNCVVIFSKTTCPYCKMAKNVFNEIGAAYKVVELDQHNDGGRLQETLAQMTGARTVPRVFINGQCIGGGTDTKQLHQQGKLLPLIEQCRLCCLSTSPEGSGNPQYQHNQS, from the exons ATGAACCAGTCGTGTGATTTAACTTATGG TTTGAACCTAATTTCGTGTGGTTTGTCTAGAATGGGGAATTTCACGTCGACGGCGCCTGGGTTGTCAAGCTCGGCGTGTTCTCAGTTTGTCCAG GATGTTGTGTCCAGCAACTGTGTTGTGATATTCTCCAAAACCACGTGCCCGTACTGTAAGATGGCGAAGAACGTTTTCAACGAGATCGGCGCTGCATATAAAGTTGTTGAACTGGATCAGCACAACGATGGCGGACGTCTCCAGGAGACCTTGGCACAAATGACAGGTGCCAGAACA GTGCCAAGAGTCTTTATTAACGGGCAGTGCATTGGAGGAGGCACGGATACAAAGCAGCTCCACCAGCAAGGGAAACTTCTGCCTCTTATTGAACAGTGTAGGCTGTGCTGTTTGAGTACCAGCCCCGAGGGCTCAGGCAACCCTCAATATCAACATAATCAGtcataa
- the glrx2 gene encoding glutaredoxin 2 isoform X8 encodes MLLDTATNCLNLISCGLSRMGNFTSTAPGLSSSACSQFVQDVVSSNCVVIFSKTTCPYCKMAKNVFNEIGAAYKVVELDQHNDGGRLQETLAQMTGARTVPRVFINGQCIGGGTDTKQLHQQGKLLPLIEQCRLCCLSTSPEGSGNPQYQHNQS; translated from the exons ATGCTGCTTGATACCGCCACAAACTG TTTGAACCTAATTTCGTGTGGTTTGTCTAGAATGGGGAATTTCACGTCGACGGCGCCTGGGTTGTCAAGCTCGGCGTGTTCTCAGTTTGTCCAG GATGTTGTGTCCAGCAACTGTGTTGTGATATTCTCCAAAACCACGTGCCCGTACTGTAAGATGGCGAAGAACGTTTTCAACGAGATCGGCGCTGCATATAAAGTTGTTGAACTGGATCAGCACAACGATGGCGGACGTCTCCAGGAGACCTTGGCACAAATGACAGGTGCCAGAACA GTGCCAAGAGTCTTTATTAACGGGCAGTGCATTGGAGGAGGCACGGATACAAAGCAGCTCCACCAGCAAGGGAAACTTCTGCCTCTTATTGAACAGTGTAGGCTGTGCTGTTTGAGTACCAGCCCCGAGGGCTCAGGCAACCCTCAATATCAACATAATCAGtcataa
- the glrx2 gene encoding glutaredoxin 2 isoform X3, whose protein sequence is MFTRGCLYRSRQAYQTLSLNLISCGLSRMGNFTSTAPGLSSSACSQFVQDVVSSNCVVIFSKTTCPYCKMAKNVFNEIGAAYKVVELDQHNDGGRLQETLAQMTGARTVPRVFINGQCIGGGTDTKQLHQQGKLLPLIEQCRLCCLSTSPEGSGNPQYQHNQS, encoded by the exons ATGTTTACGAGAGGGTGTCTTTACAGATCCAGACAGGCTTACCAGACTCTAAG TTTGAACCTAATTTCGTGTGGTTTGTCTAGAATGGGGAATTTCACGTCGACGGCGCCTGGGTTGTCAAGCTCGGCGTGTTCTCAGTTTGTCCAG GATGTTGTGTCCAGCAACTGTGTTGTGATATTCTCCAAAACCACGTGCCCGTACTGTAAGATGGCGAAGAACGTTTTCAACGAGATCGGCGCTGCATATAAAGTTGTTGAACTGGATCAGCACAACGATGGCGGACGTCTCCAGGAGACCTTGGCACAAATGACAGGTGCCAGAACA GTGCCAAGAGTCTTTATTAACGGGCAGTGCATTGGAGGAGGCACGGATACAAAGCAGCTCCACCAGCAAGGGAAACTTCTGCCTCTTATTGAACAGTGTAGGCTGTGCTGTTTGAGTACCAGCCCCGAGGGCTCAGGCAACCCTCAATATCAACATAATCAGtcataa
- the glrx2 gene encoding glutaredoxin 2 isoform X12, whose product MGNFTSTAPGLSSSACSQFVQDVVSSNCVVIFSKTTCPYCKMAKNVFNEIGAAYKVVELDQHNDGGRLQETLAQMTGARTVPRVFINGQCIGGGTDTKQLHQQGKLLPLIEQCRLCCLSTSPEGSGNPQYQHNQS is encoded by the exons ATGGGGAATTTCACGTCGACGGCGCCTGGGTTGTCAAGCTCGGCGTGTTCTCAGTTTGTCCAG GATGTTGTGTCCAGCAACTGTGTTGTGATATTCTCCAAAACCACGTGCCCGTACTGTAAGATGGCGAAGAACGTTTTCAACGAGATCGGCGCTGCATATAAAGTTGTTGAACTGGATCAGCACAACGATGGCGGACGTCTCCAGGAGACCTTGGCACAAATGACAGGTGCCAGAACA GTGCCAAGAGTCTTTATTAACGGGCAGTGCATTGGAGGAGGCACGGATACAAAGCAGCTCCACCAGCAAGGGAAACTTCTGCCTCTTATTGAACAGTGTAGGCTGTGCTGTTTGAGTACCAGCCCCGAGGGCTCAGGCAACCCTCAATATCAACATAATCAGtcataa